The Nostoc flagelliforme CCNUN1 genome includes a region encoding these proteins:
- a CDS encoding MerR family transcriptional regulator translates to MQNIQEAYSLAWVKTACEHILGKNISQRTWRNCLRICGVQPYKREVKIKECCYLLGLIYLKRQNPFKKYSLSDVSLLLMKDKARFTNFGIDLENLELPLLGRELPDYIYEKTGYKVTLRTLYRWASKRRIPFSKLRIINQKELSRWLELASIANA, encoded by the coding sequence ATGCAAAATATTCAAGAAGCATACAGTCTTGCTTGGGTGAAAACAGCTTGTGAACATATTTTAGGTAAGAATATTTCTCAAAGAACTTGGCGTAACTGTCTGAGAATATGTGGGGTTCAGCCTTACAAGAGAGAAGTCAAGATCAAAGAATGCTGCTATCTATTAGGACTGATATATTTGAAACGTCAAAACCCTTTCAAAAAGTATTCTTTATCTGACGTTTCATTGTTACTGATGAAGGATAAAGCACGATTTACCAATTTTGGCATTGATTTAGAAAATCTGGAACTTCCACTTTTAGGGCGAGAATTACCAGACTATATCTATGAAAAAACAGGCTATAAAGTAACTTTGCGAACCCTGTACCGTTGGGCATCTAAACGCCGTATTCCTTTCTCTAAGTTACGCATCATTAACCAAAAAGAATTGAGTCGATGGTTAGAGTTAGCAAGTATAGCGAACGCATAG
- a CDS encoding ERF family protein — protein sequence MQELIKALIKAKAEFNPIQKDGTNPHYKRKYATLDAVLDAVTPALGKHGLVIIQTTEIFEGKTALRTHIFHESGESITSTYPLPEIADSQKFGAALTYARRYAVCAILSVTADEDNDAEGATTPQKTEQPQNNIRPRKDNQQPRVQPTKQAVTPPSINPKDLRVKEVRTLLNYPLDLVKEWLHSRNVTSPSELDSLQIDELVKTMCLAWAGNKFGHPNHADNSYQKHVIDAVLRGVSEMEAIQAWMEGALAQLPELN from the coding sequence ATGCAAGAACTAATCAAAGCTTTAATCAAGGCAAAGGCAGAGTTTAATCCGATTCAAAAAGACGGTACTAATCCTCACTATAAACGTAAATATGCAACCCTAGACGCTGTATTGGATGCTGTCACTCCTGCACTTGGCAAACATGGATTAGTAATAATTCAAACTACTGAAATCTTTGAAGGTAAAACCGCACTACGGACTCATATTTTTCATGAATCTGGAGAGAGTATCACCAGCACTTATCCTTTACCTGAGATTGCTGACTCTCAAAAGTTTGGTGCAGCATTAACTTATGCACGACGATATGCGGTTTGTGCAATTTTATCGGTGACTGCTGATGAAGATAATGATGCTGAAGGTGCAACTACTCCTCAAAAAACAGAACAACCACAGAATAATATTAGACCCCGCAAAGATAATCAACAGCCTAGAGTTCAGCCAACTAAACAAGCTGTAACTCCACCATCAATCAACCCAAAAGATTTGCGAGTCAAAGAAGTTCGCACACTTTTAAATTATCCGTTGGATTTGGTCAAAGAATGGCTACATTCTCGAAATGTTACGAGTCCGAGTGAGCTTGATTCTCTTCAGATTGACGAACTAGTGAAGACTATGTGTTTGGCTTGGGCTGGGAATAAGTTTGGACATCCGAACCATGCTGATAATTCGTATCAAAAACACGTAATCGATGCTGTATTACGAGGTGTTTCTGAGATGGAAGCAATTCAAGCATGGATGGAAGGAGCGCTTGCACAATTGCCTGAACTTAATTGA